One stretch of Eupeodes corollae chromosome 2, idEupCoro1.1, whole genome shotgun sequence DNA includes these proteins:
- the LOC129944060 gene encoding uncharacterized protein LOC129944060, producing the protein MVSDFGNELFNCKSCTNVDNGEMVQCDTCNDWHHFSCVGVTADIEDKEWNCAKCKPPNPENTSNDEPPLEPPNPENTSNDEPPLEPLHDSNDKPPLGPLHDHNTPAFGANDQGNTASSSKPSTQVRKSSLLKERALILEQLEEERRMKEQRDKEYIDKKYAMLRQLELETSDSDAGENQLDDQHEKAPITIRVRGSTPVSRNAEGYSSMKKPSNQSTRKPIKEVTHDNNNSTLSTQTASHSKATFGRASSAPQTIFAPAHAYSSPTHTTNPYQSCGLSMHSSNLCKQPVLNASSCSNNIATQAVNTSVSFNNASSPNAPASNYFMPAVSAEDFIPSKAQMAARQVIVKEQVTFSGHPEDWPLFISWYTSTTLSCGYTNSDNLRRLQSCLKGEALENVKYRLFIPDQVPGVINTLTRLYGRSEVIIDNLIDKMRNEPPPREDKLQSIIKFSLTIENICGVMMATGLHKHLADPSLLRELVDKLPPNLRLDWGHFSRSVNDVDLSVYNSWLADKAYSASMVTPLNSKISSRTGRNSARAALNVHQSTPSSMERKCPVCQQKCRTVELCEEFAKMSLRDKWDIIKRFTICRTCLRTHGRNRCYLEKACGLNGCTYKHHKMLHNAANDRQAETASNQQMNCFQTSNKTSVLFKIIPVVLHNKDKKIDTFAFLDDGSSISLIDESLASELKVEGDLQPLCLKWTSNTHRTEDSSRKVRVEISAPTIEKRHSIHLRTVNHLDLPEQSINIAELSKEYPYLNGLPVNTYSEAKPRLLIGLDQWKLCVPLRSKEGREGQPIASKTRLGWIIYGPLTRKSKPVDQRQSFSNFHMCECQISEDKNLNALFKEFIALDAIGPNSPKAIRSCDDEKALAILENSLSRKGKRFVVPLLWKFANKEMPDSRLMAERRLICLEKKMLKDMELSKKLDFQIEDYVKKQYARKLTIAELQAHVSPVWYLPVFPVINPNKPGKVRMVWDAAARVGNISLNSMLFSGPDIVPSLFSVLFRFRERKIAICADIQEMFHQVWIKATDQHAQRFLWRNKLTMEIEEYAMQVMTFGSTCSPFCAQFVKNTNANNFKSKYPRASQAIIERHYVDDYLDSVDSEEEAVQLVKDVIFVHSEAGFNIRNFMSNSSQVIETVKERAATYSKAESGRRIILGPEKVLGMWWSPCSDSFSFALSTPYLKSNSLSENIWPNKREMLRILMSVFDPLGLIANFMILLKILLQEVWSSAVEWDEKIKPQHYEKWCAWKNRIPSIKEIVIGRPYLAKISFKESYSLQLHIFVDASEMAYSAVGYFRVTNNEAIECTLVGAKTKVAPLKMISIPRLELEAAVLGTKLARMITEGHSVEITEKYFWSDSRTVLSWINSDHRKYKQFVAFRVGGILEETKARNWRWLSSKENVADEATKWNLKNEFHSNSRWYQGPRFLYEPKEQWPGEAIKPEETAEEMRHFNLHHIEKTDFAIDLTRFSTWNKLMRTMAQATRFIRQRMLKTEKVSTMIRSTHMEDAENYLIRMCQSDKFSEEIAILKRVKTEERTLCKSSPLYKLSPYLDDNGLLRIKGRIDTVPGVPLCTKRPIILPRQHIVTYLIVGDYHQRFCHKNNETVVNEVRQKFYIPKLRIVLKSVVKECQHCKNNRCNPEPPLMGDLPSARLQPFTRPFSFVGIDYFGPLFVKVGRHSEKRWGVLITCLTIRAVHIEVAFSLSADSCIMAIKRFISRRGWPLEMFSDNGTNFRGASVELKEAVNKIEVDKLASEFVRPNLKWNFNPPLAPHMGGSWERLVRSVKVTLGHITPTRNPTDELLGTMMTEVERIINTRPLTYVPLGCDEDEALTPNHFLLGSSNGDKLAGEVEDDVTLLRKNWLSSEQFANRFWRRWVNEYLPDLTRRTKWFSTSKPINVGDIVIIADSTLPRNTWPKGLILQTNVGKDGIARSAVVKTQHGIYTRPTSKLAVLDVGRFGEDGKLVPGTSLPGGSVAKPGSTNFD; encoded by the coding sequence ATGGTATCTGATTTCGGAAACGAATTATTTAACTGTAAGTCCTGTACGAACGTCGACAATGGCGAAATGGTACAATGTGATACCTGCAATGACTGGCACCATTTCAGTTGCGTAGGTGTGACCGCCGACATAGAAGATAAAGAGTGGAATTGTGCAAAATGCAAGCCACCGAACCCAGAAAATACCTCGAACGACGAACCTCCCTTAGAGCCACCGAACCCAGAAAATACCTCGAACGACGAACCTCCCTTAGAGCCTCTCCACGATTCGAACGACAAACCTCCCTTAGGGCCTCTCCACGATCATAACACCCCTGCCTTTGGTGCTAATGATCAAGGAAATACGGCTAGCTCTTCTAAACCTTCAACACAAGTACGTAAATCTTCACTTTTAAAAGAACGCGCTCTTATCCTTGAACAACTAGAAGAGGAAAGACGTATGAAAGAGCAAAGGGACAAGGAGTACAtagacaaaaaatatgcaatgcTTCGACAGCTAGAACTTGAAACTTCCGACAGTGATGCTGGTGAGAACCAATTAGACGATCAGCATGAGAAAGCTCCTATTACCATTCGCGTTCGTGGTTCGACTCCAGTATCACGTAATGCTGAAGGCTACTCATCAATGAAAAAGCCTAGCAACCAATCCACTCGAAAACCGATCAAAGAGGTTACCCACGACAACAACAACTCGACTCTTTCCACTCAGACTGCTTCACATAGTAAAGCCACATTCGGTAGAGCGTCATCCGCCCCGCAAACTATATTCGCGCCTGCCCATGCATATAGTAGCCCAACGCACACAACGAACCCCTATCAGTCTTGTGGCCTTTCAATGCATTCGTCTAATCTTTGCAAGCAGCCAGTACTCAACGCTTCCTCCTGCTCAAACAACATTGCCACGCAGGCTGTCAACACATCAGTCTCATTTAATAATGCATCTTCTCCTAATGCACCGGCATCTAACTATTTTATGCCTGCAGTATCTGCTGAAGACTTTATTCCTAGCAAGGCGCAAATGGCAGCGCGACAAGTGATAGTCAAGGAACAAGTCACCTTTAGTGGTCACCCAGAAGACTGGCCACTATTTATCAGTTGGTACACCAGTACAACACTTTCGTGTGGCTATACAAATTCGGACAATCTTCGTCGGCTGCAAAGTTGCTTAAAGGGTGAAGCACTGGAGAACGTTAAGTATAGACTTTTCATTCCTGACCAAGTCCCTGGTGTTATCAACACACTTACTCGACTCTATGGGCGCTCCGAAGTCATCATTGACAACCTAATCGACAAAATGCGTAACGAGCCGCCACCACGCGAAGACAAAttacaatctattataaaaTTCTCTTTAACAATTGAGAATATATGTGGAGTTATGATGGCAACCGGCCTACACAAACATTTAGCTGATCCAAGTCTACTAAGAGAACTGGTGGATAAACTACCCCCGAATCTTCGATTGGATTGGGGGCACTTCTCTAGGAGTGTGAACGATGTAGACCTATCGGTTTACAATTCCTGGCTAGCCGACAAAGCATACTCCGCTTCTATGGTCACTCCACTTAACTCTAAAATATCAAGCAGAACAGGAAGGAACTCTGCAAGAGCGGCATTGAACGTACATCAAAGCACGCCTAGCTCAATGGAACGAAAATGCCCCGTGTGTCAGCAGAAATGTAGAACGGTGGAGCTATGTGAAGAATTCGCAAAAATGAGCCTTAGAGACAAATGGGATATTATAAAAAGATTTACGATCTGCAGAACATGTCTCCGCACTCATGGACGAAATAGATGTTATTTGGAGAAAGCGTGTGGTTTAAACGGCTGCACCTACAAGCATCACAAAATGCTGCATAACGCTGCGAATGATCGTCAAGCCGAGACTGCATCAAATCAACAAATGAACTGCTTTCAAACAAGCAATAAAACAAgcgttttattcaaaataattccggTCGTGTTAcataataaagataaaaaaatagataCCTTCGCATTTCTCGACGATGGTTCATCAATATCGCTCATAGATGAAAGTCTTGCTTCTGAACTGAAGGTTGAAGGAGATCTACAGCCACTTTGCTTGAAGTGGACTTCGAATACGCATCGTACAGAAGACTCATCCCGGAAAGTAAGAGTCGAAATTTCGGCCCCCACTATCGAGAAAAGGCATTCAATACATCTTCGTACCGTCAATCATCTTGATCTTCCAGAACAATCGATCAATATAGCGGAACTATCGAAAGAATATCCATATCTTAACGGGCTTCCGGTGAACACATATTCCGAAGCAAAACCTCGTCTACTCATTGGACTTGACCAATGGAAGCTGTGCGTACCACTGCGCTCCAAAGAAGGAAGAGAAGGCCAGCCCATAGCATCAAAGACCCGCCTGGGTTGGATTATATACGGTCCATTAACACGAAAGTCTAAACCTGTTGATCAACGACAAAGCTTCTCTAACTTTCACATGTGTGAATGCCAGATATCTGAGGATAAGAACTTGAACGCATTGTTTAAGGAATTCATTGCGCTAGATGCGATAGGACCCAACTCCCCTAAGGCTATACGTTCATGCGACGATGAAAAGGCACTTGCAATTTTGGAAAACAGTTTATCGAGAAAAGGAAAACGCTTCGTTGTTCCGCTTCTATGGAAGTTTGCCAACAAAGAGATGCCCGATAGCCGGTTGATGGCCGAGCGCCGACTGATATGTCTCgaaaagaaaatgttgaaagACATGGAGCTTTCAAAGAAGCTTGATTTCCAAATCGAAGACTATGTGAAAAAACAGTACGCCAGAAAACTAACGATAGCCGAGCTACAAGCACATGTTTCCCCAGTATGGTACCTTCCAGTCTTCCCAGTCATTAATCCCAATAAACCTGGGAAAGTAAGAATGGTGTGGGATGCTGCTGCACGTGTGGGCAATATTTCACTGAATTCAATGCTCTTTTCCGGTCCAGACATCGTCCCTTCTCTCTTCTCTGTACTTTTTCGCTTCAGAGAGCGTAAAATTGCTATATGCGCTGATATTCAAGAGATGTTCCATCAGGTATGGATAAAAGCAACCGACCAACACGCGCAACGTTTCTTGTGGCGAAACAAGCTTACGATGGAAATTGAAGAGTACGCTATGCAAGTTATGACTTTCGGCTCAACATGCTCGCCTTTCTGTGCACAATTCGTCAAGAACACTAACGCAAACaacttcaaatcaaaatatCCACGAGCCTCACAGGCTATTATCGAAAGACACTACGTCGACGACTACTTAGACAGTGTGGACTCCGAAGAAGAAGCGGTGCAGCTGGTCAAAGACGTCATCTTTGTACACAGCGAAGCTGGGTTTAACATACGAAATTTTATGTCAAACTCGTCACAAGTCATTGAGACCGTCAAAGAAAGGGCAGCCACATATAGCAAAGCAGAAAGCGGCCGACGAATTATTCTGGGTCCCGAAAAGGTACTCGGCATGTGGTGGTCTCCGTGCTCCGACTCATTCTCGTTTGCACTGAGTACTCCTTACTTAAAATCTAACTCTTTAAGTGAAAATATCTGGCCTAATAAAAGAGAGATGCTAAGAATTCTTATGTCAGTGTTCGACCCACTGGGACTGATTGCGAACTTTATGATATTGCTAAAAATCCTCCTACAAGAAGTCTGGAGCTCGGCAGTTGAATgggatgaaaaaataaaaccccaaCATTACGAGAAGTGGTGTGCTTGGAAAAATCGTATACCATCAATCAAAGAAATTGTTATTGGGAGGCCATATCttgcaaaaatatcttttaaagaaaGCTATTCCTTGCAATTACACATATTTGTTGATGCAAGTGAGATGGCATATTCAGCCGTGGGATACTTCCGAGTCACTAACAACGAAGCTATAGAGTGCACTTTAGTCGGCGCCAAAACCAAAGTTGCACCATTGAAGATGATATCCATACCTCGACTTGAGTTGGAGGCAGCTGTTCTGGGAACAAAACTAGCACGAATGATAACAGAAGGGCACTCAGTCGAGATAACAGAAAAGTACTTTTGGTCGGACTCTCGAACTGTTCTGAGTTGGATTAACTCGGACCATCGTAAGTACAAACAGTTCGTGGCCTTTAGAGTCGGAGGAATCCTCGAAGAAACGAAAGCAAGAAACTGGAGATGGTTATCTAGCAAAGAAAACGTGGCCGACGAAGCCACGAAGTGGAATTTGAAAAACGAATTCCATTCAAACAGTCGTTGGTACCAGGGTCCACGATTCCTATACGAGCCAAAGGAACAGTGGCCAGGAGAAGCCATAAAACCAGAAGAGACAGCAGAAGAGATGAGGCACTTTAATCTACATCATATCGAAAAAACTGACTTCGCCATTGATTTGACGAGATTCAGTACCTGGAATAAACTAATGAGAACCATGGCACAAGCAACCCGATTCATTCGACAAAGAATGCTTAAGACGGAAAAGGTCAGCACAATGATACGATCAACACACATGGAAGACGCAGAAAATTATCTTATAAGGATGTGCCAAAGCGATAAGTTTTCCGAAGAAATTGCGATTTTAAAGAGAGTTAAGACGGAAGAACGAACCCTATGCAAATCGAGCCCACTTTACAAGCTAAGTCCATATCTAGATGACAATGGATTGCTGCGAATTAAAGGGCGAATAGACACTGTGCCGGGAGTCCCACTGTGTACAAAACGCCCAATAATCCTACCAAGGCAACATATTGTAACTTACCTTATCGTTGGTGACTATCATCAACGATTCTGTCACAAAAACAACGAAACAGTAGTTAACGAAGTTAGGCAAAAGTTCTATATACCAAAACTTCGGATCGTCctaaaaagtgtagtgaagGAATGCCAGCATTGCAAAAACAATCGATGTAATCCCGAGCCACCGCTGATGGGCGACCTTCCATCTGCTAGACTCCAACCCTTCACAAGACCATTTTCCTTTGTAGGAATAGATTATTTCGGCCCTCTTTTCGTCAAAGTTGGGAGACATTCTGAAAAACGATGGGGAGTTCTAATAACCTGCCTTACTATACGAGCAGTGCACATCGAAGTCGCCTTTAGCTTGTCTGCAGATTCTTGCATAATGGCTATCAAACGTTTCATTTCAAGAAGAGGATGGCCGTTGGAAATGTTCAGTGACAATGGTACAAATTTCCGAGGTGCCAGTGTGGAGCTAAAAGAAGCAGTAAATAAGATAGAAGTTGATAAATTAGCTTCCGAATTCGTTAGGCCCAATCTAAAATGGAACTTCAATCCTCCTCTAGCACCACATATGGGGGGAAGTTGGGAAAGGTTAGTCCGCTCGGTAAAAGTCACCTTAGGCCATATAACACCAACCAGAAACCCTACAGATGAGCTTTTAGGTACAATGATGACTGAGGTAGAGAGAATAATAAATACACGACCCCTTACTTATGTTCCTTTAGGTTGTGACGAGGATGAAGCGCTAACTCCAAACCACTTCCTGTTGGGGAGTTCAAATGGTGACAAACTTGCTGGAGAGGTCGAGGACGATGTAACCCTATTAAGAAAAAACTGGCTATCAAGTGAACAGTTCGCTAACAGATTTTGGCGTCGTTGGGTAAATGAATATCTGCCCGATCTCACTCGAAGAACAAAATGGTTCTCTACATCAAAACCAATCAACGTAGGAGACATTGTAATAATCGCCGACTCAACGCTTCCAAGAAACACTTGGCCAAAGGGACTGATTCTCCAAACTAACGTTGGAAAAGATGGCATAGCACGCAGTGCCGTTGTTAAAACTCAACATGGTATCTATACCAGACCCACGTCCAAGCTAGCCGTTTTAGATGTTGGCAGATTTGGCGAAGATGGAAAGCTTGTCCCAGGAACCAGCTTACCAGGGGGGAGTGTTGCCAAACCTGGCAGCACTAATTTCGATTGA